A genomic stretch from uncultured Cohaesibacter sp. includes:
- a CDS encoding restriction endonuclease subunit S — translation MPISRSSVMVPEGWEKRPLGEVCASVVDCVNKTAPVVPYETPYRMIRTSNVRDGKLSMEGLRYVEADTFETWTRRGRLQDNDVILTREAPVGEIGIVKNSDGLFLGQRTMLYRAAPDKLDQLFLYQSMMGRYLQSQFLEHTIGGTVGHIKVPDCSAFHILLPPLPEQKKIAEILSTWDRAIEVAERQLETARLQKKALMQQLLTGTRRLPGFDGEWKTVKLGDICELVNGRGFKPHEWSDEGYPIIRIQNLNGSDEFNYFNGSFNPKLLVLPGDLLFAWSGSRGTSFGPHIWNGPEAVLNYHTWNVKPREDLDKIFFYWLLQQITALIEDSAHGAAALVHTQKREMEKRFLAIPRLDEQKKIASTMALFLQNENNCSRKLFHLRTEKRALMQQLLTGKKRVKV, via the coding sequence ATGCCTATCTCAAGGAGCTCGGTTATGGTGCCTGAGGGATGGGAGAAGAGGCCTCTAGGTGAGGTGTGTGCCTCCGTGGTGGACTGCGTAAACAAGACAGCCCCGGTCGTCCCTTATGAGACCCCATACCGGATGATTAGGACGTCAAATGTTCGCGATGGAAAGCTTTCCATGGAAGGGCTTCGTTATGTTGAAGCCGACACCTTTGAGACTTGGACAAGACGTGGGCGTTTGCAAGACAATGATGTGATCCTAACGCGAGAGGCCCCAGTTGGTGAGATAGGAATTGTGAAAAATTCTGACGGTCTGTTTCTGGGGCAACGGACTATGCTTTACCGAGCGGCTCCCGATAAACTGGACCAGCTGTTTCTGTACCAATCAATGATGGGGCGCTACCTACAATCCCAATTTCTTGAGCATACTATCGGCGGAACAGTTGGTCATATCAAGGTGCCTGATTGTTCGGCTTTCCATATCCTTCTCCCCCCACTCCCCGAACAGAAGAAGATCGCCGAGATCCTGTCAACGTGGGACCGGGCGATTGAGGTGGCGGAGCGGCAGTTGGAGACTGCGCGGCTTCAGAAGAAGGCCCTGATGCAACAGCTCCTAACCGGCACCCGCCGCCTCCCCGGATTTGATGGCGAGTGGAAGACTGTGAAGCTGGGGGATATATGCGAGCTTGTTAACGGGCGGGGCTTTAAGCCACATGAGTGGAGCGATGAAGGCTACCCAATCATCCGCATTCAAAACCTAAACGGAAGCGATGAGTTTAATTACTTCAACGGATCATTCAATCCCAAGCTTTTGGTGCTTCCTGGAGACTTGTTGTTTGCATGGTCTGGCAGTCGCGGTACTTCATTTGGCCCGCATATATGGAATGGCCCAGAGGCTGTGTTGAATTATCACACATGGAATGTGAAGCCGCGAGAGGACCTCGACAAGATATTCTTCTACTGGCTATTGCAGCAAATCACAGCATTAATCGAAGACTCGGCACATGGAGCAGCCGCTTTGGTGCATACTCAGAAGAGGGAGATGGAAAAGCGATTTCTTGCAATCCCTCGGTTGGATGAACAGAAGAAAATCGCTAGTACAATGGCGCTTTTTCTTCAAAATGAAAATAACTGCAGCCGTAAACTCTTCCACCTCCGCACCGAGAAACGCGCCCTCATGCAACAGCTGCTGACGGGCAAGAAGCGGGTCAAGGTCTGA
- a CDS encoding type I restriction-modification system subunit M produces the protein MADRLVTQDQINKAAWAVCDTFRGVVDAADYKNYVLTMLFLKYISDVWRDHYEGYKAEHGDAPELIEAMMAKENFVLPPQSSFSFLYEHRHEPKNGERIDKALHAIEDANGTKLRDVFQDISFNSNKLGDEDQKNDTLRFLLEDFARDELDLRPSRVGALDVIGGAYEYLISRFASEAGKSAGEFYTPAEVSTLMSHLVDPKEGDQICDPTCGSGSLLMKCGRRILEETGKRTYELYGQEAIGSTWALAKMNMFLHGETNHRIEWGDTIRNPKLQDDKARLLHFDVVVANPPFSLDKWGIGSAEKDPHKRFWRGLPPKTKGDYAFISHMVETLKPDTGRMAVVVPHGVLFRASSEGKIRKALIEANLLDAVIGLPEKLFFGTGIPAAILIFKHNKPDSSVLFIDASREYEDGKNQNKLGQEQISKILATYRARESADKYAYRASLEEIAENDFNLNIPRYVDTFEEEEEIDLEAVHRGRKALNKEMAKLEAKMDAYLKELGYGA, from the coding sequence ATGGCGGATCGTCTCGTCACCCAGGATCAGATCAACAAGGCCGCCTGGGCGGTGTGTGACACCTTCCGGGGTGTCGTGGATGCAGCGGACTACAAGAACTACGTCCTCACCATGCTGTTCCTCAAATATATCTCCGACGTTTGGCGCGACCATTACGAGGGCTACAAGGCGGAACATGGCGACGCCCCCGAGCTGATCGAGGCAATGATGGCCAAGGAGAACTTCGTCCTGCCGCCTCAGTCGAGCTTCAGCTTCCTCTATGAACACCGGCATGAGCCCAAGAATGGCGAGCGCATCGACAAGGCGCTTCACGCCATCGAAGACGCCAACGGCACCAAGCTGCGTGACGTGTTCCAGGACATCAGCTTCAACTCGAACAAGCTCGGCGATGAGGATCAGAAGAACGACACCCTGCGCTTCCTGCTTGAGGACTTCGCTAGGGATGAACTCGATCTGCGCCCAAGCCGGGTAGGGGCGCTCGATGTCATCGGTGGGGCATATGAATATCTCATCTCGCGCTTTGCCTCAGAGGCTGGCAAATCGGCAGGGGAATTCTACACCCCAGCGGAGGTGTCCACGCTCATGTCCCATCTGGTCGATCCGAAGGAGGGCGATCAGATCTGCGATCCGACATGCGGCTCCGGCTCCCTTTTGATGAAATGCGGTCGGCGCATTCTGGAAGAAACCGGCAAACGGACCTACGAGCTCTATGGTCAGGAGGCCATCGGGTCGACTTGGGCATTGGCCAAGATGAACATGTTCCTGCATGGCGAGACCAACCATCGCATTGAATGGGGCGACACCATCCGCAACCCCAAGCTCCAGGATGACAAAGCCAGACTGCTGCATTTCGACGTGGTGGTGGCCAATCCGCCTTTCAGTCTCGACAAATGGGGCATCGGCAGCGCCGAGAAGGACCCTCACAAACGCTTCTGGCGCGGTCTGCCACCAAAGACCAAGGGCGACTATGCCTTCATCTCCCACATGGTGGAGACCCTGAAGCCTGACACGGGTCGTATGGCGGTGGTGGTGCCTCATGGTGTGCTGTTCCGTGCCTCATCGGAAGGCAAGATCCGCAAGGCGCTGATCGAGGCGAACCTGCTGGACGCCGTCATCGGTCTGCCCGAAAAGCTGTTCTTCGGCACGGGCATCCCGGCGGCGATCCTCATTTTCAAACACAATAAGCCAGACAGCTCGGTGCTGTTCATCGATGCCAGCCGCGAATACGAAGACGGCAAGAACCAGAACAAGCTGGGGCAGGAACAGATCTCCAAGATCCTCGCCACCTATCGCGCCCGAGAGAGTGCCGACAAATACGCCTATCGCGCCAGCCTTGAGGAGATCGCCGAAAACGACTTCAACCTCAACATCCCGCGCTATGTCGACACCTTTGAGGAAGAAGAGGAGATCGACCTTGAAGCCGTCCATAGGGGGCGCAAGGCGCTGAACAAGGAAATGGCAAAGCTGGAAGCCAAGATGGATGCCTATCTCAAGGAGCTCGGTTATGGTGCCTGA
- a CDS encoding ParB/RepB/Spo0J family partition protein produces MSNTPNIPTEPPSADDELSEAIAKLTEEAAKGTREDRPDRLPIADIIECPEAFNVRGEDPAEHHLTELKRALERMTDLDPVLILPCGDSFVLIDGHHRLQAYRRDEERTDIPVRYFEGSIEDAVLEAARINAKAVLPLNNQQRQNLAWRLVLTKRYSKAQLVEAAAVSYGQISNMRKVMKALNDDANTFDSWWKAQQAAAGKLREQDEDFDQDAWLREQVAIYVDRMSKAHGTKLSSNPSLLALVLVDYCGRNAKSLYDELGMILDLDPADEVDDEDTDF; encoded by the coding sequence ATGTCAAACACCCCAAACATCCCCACAGAACCGCCCTCTGCTGACGACGAACTCTCGGAAGCCATCGCCAAGCTAACTGAGGAAGCAGCCAAAGGCACCCGAGAGGATCGCCCTGATCGATTGCCCATAGCTGACATCATCGAATGCCCGGAAGCCTTCAACGTCCGAGGTGAAGACCCTGCCGAGCATCACCTGACCGAACTGAAGCGAGCGCTTGAGCGCATGACCGATCTCGATCCGGTGTTGATCCTGCCGTGCGGAGACAGCTTCGTGCTCATCGATGGGCATCATCGCCTGCAAGCCTACCGCCGCGATGAAGAACGAACGGACATCCCCGTCCGGTATTTCGAAGGCAGCATCGAGGACGCTGTTCTTGAAGCCGCCAGGATCAACGCCAAGGCAGTCCTGCCTCTCAACAACCAGCAGCGGCAGAACCTCGCCTGGCGTTTGGTGCTCACCAAACGATACTCGAAGGCCCAGCTTGTCGAAGCCGCTGCCGTCTCCTACGGCCAAATCAGCAACATGAGGAAAGTAATGAAAGCATTGAACGACGACGCAAATACCTTTGACAGCTGGTGGAAAGCCCAGCAGGCAGCAGCGGGAAAGCTGCGGGAACAAGATGAAGACTTCGACCAGGATGCTTGGCTTCGCGAACAAGTTGCCATTTATGTTGATCGCATGTCGAAAGCACATGGTACCAAGCTTTCTAGCAACCCATCTCTCCTCGCTCTTGTCTTGGTCGATTACTGCGGACGCAACGCTAAAAGCCTTTACGATGAGCTAGGAATGATCCTCGACCTCGATCCTGCAGATGAGGTGGACGACGAGGATACTGACTTCTGA
- the rnhA gene encoding ribonuclease HI — translation MTYPDYIITIHTDGSCSGNPGPGGYAAIIRNPRRQLEISGGEPETTNNRMELRAVIEALTALKRPLRLQIFSDSQYVIKGASEWLKGWKARHWKNVKNVDLWQALDAAASRHDIEWQWVRGHAGDKMNEKADLLANQGRERQKQTKRRTRL, via the coding sequence ATGACCTACCCCGACTACATCATCACGATCCATACCGATGGCTCATGCTCCGGCAACCCTGGTCCTGGGGGCTATGCCGCTATCATCCGCAACCCAAGGCGGCAGCTTGAGATCTCAGGTGGCGAACCTGAAACCACCAACAACCGCATGGAGCTCAGAGCTGTGATCGAGGCCCTTACAGCACTGAAGCGCCCCCTTCGCCTGCAGATCTTCTCAGACAGCCAGTATGTCATCAAGGGTGCCTCCGAATGGCTCAAGGGCTGGAAGGCCCGACATTGGAAGAATGTCAAGAATGTCGACCTGTGGCAGGCACTCGATGCTGCCGCTAGTCGTCATGACATCGAATGGCAATGGGTGAGAGGCCACGCAGGTGACAAGATGAATGAGAAAGCCGATCTCCTCGCCAACCAAGGTAGAGAACGGCAAAAGCAGACCAAGCGAAGAACCAGGCTCTGA
- a CDS encoding recombinase family protein: MSLVGYARVSSVGQSLDVQEAKLQAAGCEEIFREKRSGVDTERPQLKECMRYIRKGDTLVISRIDRLARSAEHLLQLSRELEEKGVTLKVLDQSIDTGDAAGKAFLGMLAVFAQFENDIRKERQMDGIAKAREKGVKFGRKPVMTEEQEDEARQLRKDGWALQRIADHMGVSKGLIHKVTSRPGSSGV; encoded by the coding sequence ATGTCATTGGTCGGTTATGCAAGAGTGTCATCTGTCGGTCAGTCCCTGGATGTCCAGGAGGCGAAGCTACAGGCGGCAGGGTGTGAAGAGATCTTCCGTGAAAAGCGGAGCGGGGTCGACACCGAGCGCCCCCAGCTCAAGGAGTGCATGCGCTATATCCGCAAGGGTGACACTCTTGTGATCTCCCGGATTGACCGCCTCGCCCGATCTGCTGAGCACCTGCTGCAATTGTCCAGAGAGTTGGAAGAGAAGGGCGTCACTCTGAAGGTTCTGGATCAGAGCATCGACACGGGTGATGCTGCGGGGAAAGCCTTCCTCGGCATGTTAGCCGTCTTCGCCCAATTCGAGAATGACATCCGCAAGGAACGGCAGATGGACGGCATTGCCAAGGCCAGAGAGAAGGGCGTCAAGTTTGGGCGCAAGCCGGTGATGACTGAGGAACAGGAGGACGAGGCAAGGCAACTTCGCAAAGATGGTTGGGCCCTCCAACGCATCGCTGACCATATGGGCGTCTCCAAGGGCCTCATTCACAAGGTCACCAGCCGCCCAGGATCTTCAGGTGTCTGA
- a CDS encoding tyrosine-type recombinase/integrase, whose product MGRSAGNDKRYLEQHGNKWRVVVSVPRELQDILGTKLKKSLGTDSLSVANRMKWGAVAELKQKIAEAQDKTTSAPHIEIALEMAKLLKDASTPERQHEIEEGIDITGDMLRGGEVGEEPDPETGEPLPRYNPESERRAGEFIRIAKGLATPIDLSHNKYLDQLTVKPRTKADDIRSMKLLKGWMLDNSVGPFLETIDSKTAVRFMDALPELTNGLSPVTLNKYIRRLSRYWQWLQKRSEVDQDIWKGLSLSVPVTPYDEVERAFTDEEVITLLNGDTSQAMHDLMRIGALTGCRIDPIVCLKVKDCQDGVFIFKPQKKEKRERSCPIHSDLEQIIQRRCEGKELEDDVFPEWPLPKKNSQRERSFKASQQFTDYRRKLGVDEVIPGKRRSLVNFHSFRRWFITQAERADQPEHIIAAVVGHKRPGMTLGRYSAGPKLEQARRCVEAVKLPASECD is encoded by the coding sequence TTGGGCCGCTCAGCAGGAAATGATAAACGCTATCTTGAGCAGCACGGAAATAAGTGGCGTGTCGTCGTCTCAGTCCCTCGCGAACTCCAAGACATTCTTGGCACAAAGCTGAAGAAGTCCCTCGGCACAGACTCTCTCTCTGTTGCCAATCGGATGAAATGGGGAGCGGTTGCTGAGCTCAAGCAGAAGATCGCAGAAGCCCAAGATAAGACAACCTCCGCACCGCACATCGAGATTGCTCTTGAGATGGCCAAGCTGCTCAAAGACGCTAGTACTCCGGAGCGTCAACATGAAATCGAAGAAGGGATCGACATAACGGGAGATATGCTCCGAGGTGGCGAAGTCGGGGAAGAGCCAGACCCAGAAACTGGTGAGCCACTGCCTCGTTATAATCCTGAAAGTGAGCGCAGGGCTGGTGAGTTCATACGCATTGCGAAGGGATTGGCTACGCCTATCGATCTCAGTCACAACAAATATCTCGATCAATTGACGGTCAAGCCCAGAACCAAAGCCGATGATATTCGCTCGATGAAACTCTTGAAAGGTTGGATGCTGGACAACAGCGTGGGGCCATTTCTGGAAACCATTGACAGCAAAACGGCTGTTCGCTTCATGGATGCACTTCCTGAGCTGACAAACGGCCTATCGCCAGTCACGCTTAACAAGTACATTCGACGCCTCTCTAGGTATTGGCAGTGGCTTCAGAAGAGAAGTGAAGTCGACCAGGACATCTGGAAGGGGCTTTCTCTATCGGTGCCTGTTACCCCGTATGATGAGGTGGAACGAGCTTTCACGGATGAAGAGGTTATCACTCTTCTCAATGGAGACACAAGTCAGGCAATGCACGATCTCATGCGGATTGGGGCGCTGACTGGTTGCCGTATCGATCCCATTGTTTGTCTGAAGGTGAAGGATTGCCAAGACGGCGTGTTCATCTTCAAGCCGCAGAAGAAAGAGAAACGAGAACGCTCCTGTCCGATCCATTCTGACCTAGAACAGATCATTCAGCGACGTTGCGAGGGGAAGGAATTGGAAGATGATGTGTTTCCAGAATGGCCGTTGCCCAAAAAGAACTCTCAGCGGGAACGTTCATTCAAGGCATCGCAACAGTTCACTGACTATCGCAGAAAACTCGGGGTCGACGAAGTGATCCCCGGCAAGCGGCGGTCACTTGTCAATTTCCATTCATTTCGTCGGTGGTTCATCACGCAAGCTGAGAGAGCCGATCAACCTGAACATATCATTGCGGCAGTTGTGGGCCACAAGAGACCTGGTATGACGTTGGGCCGATACTCGGCAGGGCCAAAGTTGGAGCAGGCCAGGCGATGTGTTGAGGCTGTAAAGCTTCCTGCTTCTGAGTGTGACTAA